In one window of Duganella dendranthematis DNA:
- a CDS encoding glycoside hydrolase family 88/105 protein, with protein sequence MMKRLYAAGLLAASLAGCASAPPAVDTSEQEVIGIINKVNGYWQQREAPQKWAFWDIAAYHTGNMEAYQITGNPAWRRYSEDWAAHNNWQGAKSTDKTSWKYQYGETDDHVMFGDWQICFQTYADLYKLDPDPKKIARAREVMEYQMRTPNKDYWWWSDGLYMVMPVMTKLYAITGNRQYLDKLHEYFEYSNSIMYDSDAQLYYRDARYVYPKHQSVNGKKDFWSRGDGWVFAGLAKVLNDLPKDDPYRADYIAKFKGMAQALKKAQTDDGYWTRSLLDPQHAPGPETSGTAFFVYGYLWGINNGQLERDEYLPVVRKGWRYLSKTALQADGKIGYVQPIGDRAIPGQVVDQNSTTAFGVGAYLLASSELVRLLRQ encoded by the coding sequence ATGATGAAACGACTCTACGCCGCCGGCCTGCTGGCGGCGAGTTTGGCCGGCTGCGCTTCGGCGCCGCCGGCGGTCGACACGTCCGAACAGGAAGTGATCGGCATTATCAACAAGGTCAATGGCTACTGGCAGCAGCGCGAAGCGCCGCAAAAGTGGGCCTTCTGGGATATCGCCGCCTACCATACGGGGAATATGGAGGCTTACCAGATTACCGGCAATCCCGCGTGGCGCAGATATTCCGAAGACTGGGCGGCGCATAACAACTGGCAGGGCGCCAAGTCCACCGACAAGACCTCATGGAAGTACCAGTATGGCGAGACCGACGACCATGTGATGTTCGGCGACTGGCAGATCTGCTTCCAGACCTATGCGGACTTGTACAAGCTCGATCCCGATCCGAAGAAGATCGCCCGCGCACGCGAGGTGATGGAGTATCAGATGCGTACTCCAAACAAGGACTACTGGTGGTGGTCGGACGGCTTGTACATGGTGATGCCGGTAATGACCAAGCTGTATGCGATCACCGGCAACCGCCAGTACCTCGACAAGCTACACGAGTATTTTGAATACTCGAACAGCATCATGTACGACAGCGACGCGCAGCTGTACTACCGCGATGCGCGCTACGTCTATCCCAAACATCAAAGCGTCAACGGCAAGAAGGACTTCTGGTCGCGCGGCGATGGGTGGGTATTCGCCGGCCTGGCCAAGGTACTGAATGATCTGCCGAAAGACGATCCTTATCGTGCCGACTACATCGCCAAATTCAAAGGCATGGCGCAGGCATTGAAGAAAGCGCAGACCGACGACGGCTACTGGACGCGCAGCCTGCTCGATCCGCAGCACGCACCGGGACCGGAAACCAGCGGCACCGCCTTCTTCGTCTACGGCTACCTGTGGGGCATCAATAACGGCCAGCTGGAGCGCGATGAGTATCTGCCGGTGGTGCGCAAAGGCTGGCGCTACCTGAGCAAAACCGCACTGCAAGCGGACGGCAAAATCGGCTACGTACAGCCGATCGGCGACCGCGCCATACCGGGACAGGTGGTGGACCAGAATTCGACCACGGCGTTCGGTGTTGGCGCCTACCTGCTGGCGTCCTCGGAGCTGGTGCGCCTGCTGCGTCAATAA
- a CDS encoding DUF2264 domain-containing protein, with protein MERRHFIQTLAATVGGGTASAPATAATLTTTSADTSGAAARTQLATLAQKMSEPVLTNMAAGTLKKNFALEVSPTWDGRDKGVAYLECFGRLIAGIAPWLALADDGTPEGRTRKRLQQLALQSYTNSVEPSNPDYLLWQGPGQTLVDSAYFTNALIRAPQALWEPLDAKTKQRIIAEIKSLRRIEPPYINWMLFAAMNEAWLMSIGEEFDPLRMNVAIRKINEWYVGDGWIKDGDAFHFDYYNAFVMHPMLVEILDVLHAKKGAFWNGKPEELRAQAIKRMQRYSEHLERFISTDGSFPPIGRSLTYRTAAFQPLALLALRKQLPQSLPEGQIRAALQAVHKAVWSAPSNFNKEGYLTIGFVGHQPELGDWYSNNGSMYIASASLLPLGLPPTDSYWTAPAQDWTQKKAFSGARFPKDYPVNY; from the coding sequence ATGGAACGACGACACTTTATCCAGACCCTCGCAGCGACGGTGGGCGGCGGCACCGCCAGCGCGCCAGCCACGGCGGCCACGTTGACCACCACGAGCGCCGACACCAGCGGTGCCGCAGCCCGCACACAACTCGCCACACTGGCGCAAAAAATGTCCGAGCCAGTGCTGACCAATATGGCGGCCGGCACGCTGAAGAAAAATTTCGCCCTCGAAGTCAGTCCCACCTGGGATGGCCGCGACAAAGGCGTGGCCTACCTCGAGTGCTTCGGCCGACTGATCGCCGGCATCGCGCCATGGCTGGCCCTTGCCGACGACGGCACGCCAGAAGGCCGCACCCGCAAGCGCCTGCAACAACTCGCACTGCAAAGCTACACCAACTCTGTCGAGCCATCTAATCCAGATTACCTGCTGTGGCAAGGGCCCGGCCAGACCCTGGTCGATTCCGCCTACTTCACCAATGCCCTGATCCGCGCGCCGCAAGCGCTGTGGGAACCGCTGGACGCCAAAACCAAACAGCGCATCATCGCCGAAATCAAATCCCTGCGCCGCATCGAACCGCCGTACATCAACTGGATGCTGTTCGCCGCCATGAACGAAGCCTGGCTGATGTCCATCGGCGAAGAATTCGACCCGCTGCGGATGAACGTCGCCATCCGAAAAATCAACGAATGGTATGTCGGCGATGGCTGGATCAAGGACGGTGACGCATTCCACTTCGACTACTACAACGCCTTTGTCATGCACCCGATGCTGGTCGAAATCCTCGACGTGCTGCATGCGAAAAAAGGCGCGTTCTGGAACGGCAAACCGGAAGAGTTGCGCGCGCAAGCCATCAAACGCATGCAGCGCTACAGCGAGCACCTGGAGCGCTTCATCTCCACCGATGGCAGCTTCCCGCCGATCGGCCGATCGCTCACCTACCGCACCGCCGCCTTTCAGCCATTGGCGCTGCTGGCGTTGCGCAAGCAGCTGCCGCAAAGTCTGCCCGAAGGCCAGATCCGCGCCGCGCTGCAAGCGGTGCACAAAGCCGTATGGTCGGCGCCGTCCAACTTCAACAAGGAAGGCTACCTCACCATCGGCTTCGTCGGCCATCAACCGGAGCTGGGCGACTGGTACTCCAACAACGGCAGCATGTATATCGCCTCCGCCAGCCTGCTGCCACTCGGCCTGCCGCCAACCGACAGCTACTGGACTGCGCCCGCGCAGGACTGGACGCAGAAGAAAGCCTTCTCCGGCGCCCGCTTCCCTAAAGACTACCCGGTAAACTACTAA
- a CDS encoding beta-galactosidase: protein MTIKSTSRRTMLRGASAAAAVTTMGSLILPLSAQAAARFTISDTDFMLDGQRLQIRCGEMHFARVPREYWQHRLKAIKAMGLNTVCAYLFWNYHEWREGRYDWQGQRDAAEFCKLAQQEGLWVILRPGPYACAEWEMGGLPWWLLKKPGDAFLRTRDANFVQPARRYMKEVGRILGPQQITHGGPILMVQVENEYGFFGEDLDYMRDMKSMLQDAGFDVPLFQCNPTNSVVKSHIDGLFNVVNFGSDPQTGFKALDQVQKGPRMCGEYYSGWFDTWGAPHRRGSANGAVADIQTMLKANGSFSLYMAHGGTSFGLWGGCDRPFRPDTSSYDYDAPISEAGWTGEKFQAYRDGIKPFLPAGETLPPPPPKNPVIAIKPFAFKESCTVAAAMPAKALSVTSPQPIEQYDISRGLVAYRVTLPVGPAGKLEAAKVRDLAWVSIDGKQIGTMDTRYRRFSIDLPARSKPATLEILLYTIARVNFGVEIHDRKGLHGPVLLNGQPLENWDIRAIDFDADAVLPPLTWKTGRAQGAAFWRGGFDVTESGDTFLDMSGWGQGIVWVNGRCLGRYWSIGPTQTMYLPGPWIKQGHNEVVVLDLTGPRSARIEGLTMPVLDKLRPELDLARPPSKVKPALDGVKPAHDGEFAQGSTVQDVKFAQPVKGRQFCLESLDAFDGKQYAAVAELALLGVDGKTLNQSNWTIVYASSEEATKEDGGALNAINGQASDFWHTAYSGKAATAPGSKHPHRLIIDLGAEATVAGLRYTPRQGPESVTGRIKHYRAYIGDRLVKEG from the coding sequence ATGACGATCAAGTCCACCTCCCGCCGCACCATGTTGCGCGGCGCCAGCGCCGCCGCAGCAGTAACCACCATGGGCAGCCTGATACTGCCGCTGTCGGCGCAAGCCGCCGCCCGCTTCACCATCAGCGACACCGACTTCATGCTCGACGGCCAGCGTCTGCAAATCCGCTGCGGTGAAATGCACTTCGCCCGCGTGCCGCGCGAATACTGGCAGCACCGCCTGAAAGCCATCAAGGCGATGGGCCTCAACACCGTCTGCGCCTACCTGTTCTGGAATTACCACGAATGGCGCGAAGGCCGCTACGACTGGCAGGGACAGCGCGACGCCGCCGAATTCTGCAAACTCGCGCAGCAGGAAGGCCTGTGGGTCATCCTGCGTCCCGGCCCTTATGCTTGCGCCGAGTGGGAAATGGGCGGCCTGCCATGGTGGCTGCTGAAGAAACCCGGCGACGCCTTCCTGCGGACACGCGACGCCAACTTCGTGCAGCCGGCGCGCCGTTACATGAAGGAAGTCGGCCGCATCCTCGGACCGCAGCAGATCACCCACGGCGGCCCGATACTGATGGTGCAGGTCGAAAATGAATACGGCTTCTTCGGCGAAGACCTGGACTACATGCGCGACATGAAAAGCATGCTGCAAGATGCCGGCTTCGACGTGCCGCTCTTCCAGTGCAATCCAACCAACTCGGTGGTCAAGTCGCACATCGACGGCTTGTTCAACGTCGTCAATTTCGGCAGCGATCCGCAGACCGGCTTCAAGGCGCTGGACCAGGTGCAGAAAGGCCCGCGCATGTGCGGCGAATACTACTCCGGCTGGTTTGACACCTGGGGCGCGCCGCATCGTCGCGGCTCCGCCAACGGCGCCGTGGCCGACATCCAGACCATGCTGAAGGCCAATGGCTCCTTCAGCCTGTACATGGCGCACGGCGGTACCAGCTTCGGCCTGTGGGGCGGCTGCGATCGCCCCTTCCGTCCCGACACCAGCAGCTACGACTACGACGCGCCGATCAGCGAAGCCGGATGGACCGGCGAAAAGTTCCAGGCCTACCGCGACGGCATCAAACCCTTCCTGCCAGCGGGTGAAACACTGCCGCCGCCTCCGCCGAAAAATCCGGTCATCGCCATCAAACCGTTTGCGTTCAAGGAGTCCTGCACGGTGGCCGCCGCTATGCCGGCCAAGGCGCTCAGCGTCACCTCGCCGCAGCCGATCGAGCAGTACGACATCAGCCGCGGCCTGGTCGCCTACCGCGTCACGCTGCCCGTCGGCCCGGCCGGCAAGCTGGAAGCGGCCAAGGTGCGCGACCTGGCGTGGGTCAGCATCGACGGCAAACAAATCGGCACCATGGACACGCGCTACCGCCGCTTCAGCATCGACCTGCCGGCGCGCAGCAAACCGGCGACGCTGGAGATCCTGCTGTACACCATCGCCCGCGTCAACTTCGGCGTCGAAATCCACGACCGAAAAGGCCTGCATGGGCCGGTGCTTCTCAACGGCCAGCCGCTGGAAAACTGGGACATCCGCGCCATCGACTTCGACGCCGACGCCGTACTTCCGCCGCTGACGTGGAAGACCGGCCGCGCGCAAGGCGCCGCCTTCTGGCGCGGAGGTTTCGATGTTACGGAAAGCGGCGACACCTTCCTCGACATGTCCGGCTGGGGCCAGGGGATCGTGTGGGTCAATGGCCGCTGCCTTGGCCGTTACTGGAGCATCGGCCCGACGCAGACCATGTATCTTCCCGGCCCATGGATAAAACAGGGCCACAACGAAGTGGTGGTGCTGGACCTGACCGGCCCGCGCAGCGCCCGCATCGAAGGCCTGACCATGCCGGTTCTCGACAAGCTGCGGCCAGAGCTGGATCTGGCGCGTCCGCCTAGCAAAGTGAAACCGGCCCTGGACGGCGTCAAGCCAGCGCACGACGGCGAATTCGCGCAAGGCTCGACGGTGCAGGACGTGAAGTTCGCGCAGCCGGTGAAAGGCCGGCAGTTCTGCCTGGAGTCGCTCGATGCGTTCGACGGCAAGCAGTACGCCGCCGTGGCCGAACTGGCGCTGCTGGGTGTCGATGGCAAGACGCTCAACCAGTCCAACTGGACCATCGTCTACGCCAGCAGCGAGGAAGCCACCAAGGAAGACGGCGGCGCGCTCAACGCCATCAATGGCCAGGCCTCCGACTTCTGGCACACCGCCTACAGCGGCAAGGCAGCGACGGCGCCAGGCAGCAAGCATCCGCACCGTCTGATCATCGACCTCGGCGCCGAAGCCACCGTTGCCGGTCTGCGCTACACGCCGCGCCAAGGACCGGAAAGCGTTACCGGCCGCATCAAGCACTACCGCGCCTACATCGGCGACCGGTTGGTTAAGGAGGGCTGA
- a CDS encoding sensor domain-containing diguanylate cyclase, with protein MIKREKFWRQPGWLFCLLLPLFHFASVKLTFFCAVTPENAVVVWLPNAVLLAALLRFRGQRASLLAALTFTSDVLANLNAFPWYEAILLSAVNVLEVTITYQLMKRSQTSPRLHRLKDLGKFILAGPVFGAMLAGLIAAVVLQQVGGASTPYLTLARVWWFGDGLGLLIYTPLLLAYTQSQHQRPKLTRWDDAALITTLLLAVAVLSAHGGEIDGVSVTPTLLLPAVAVIAFRFGVRLTTLLVALISLSTAMLMTTGLKPFGEVPIHLEVVRAQEFILTLCIIGIGFAVVLSELQTRERELESRVRERTRELEQSNSRLADISATDGLTGIANRRRFDETLAAEWSRARRNKQPLMLALLDVDLFKQYNDCYGHQSGDDALRAVANELAKQMRRGGDFVARYGGEEFAVIAQSVNEEHALAMAESICAAIAALNLPHATSPFKVLTASIGVALVTPDEQHSITSLIKTADVALYRAKQLGRNRVEQADVTSIA; from the coding sequence ATGATCAAACGTGAAAAATTCTGGCGCCAGCCGGGCTGGCTGTTTTGCCTGCTGCTACCGCTGTTCCATTTTGCCAGCGTCAAGCTGACTTTCTTCTGTGCCGTCACACCGGAAAACGCGGTCGTCGTCTGGCTGCCGAATGCCGTGCTGCTGGCGGCGCTGCTGCGCTTTCGCGGCCAGCGCGCGTCCTTGCTGGCCGCGCTCACCTTCACGTCCGACGTGCTGGCCAACCTCAATGCTTTCCCCTGGTACGAGGCGATTCTGCTCAGTGCCGTCAATGTGCTGGAAGTGACGATCACCTACCAGCTCATGAAGCGCAGCCAGACCTCGCCGCGCCTGCACCGTCTGAAAGACCTGGGCAAATTCATTCTCGCCGGCCCGGTGTTCGGCGCGATGCTGGCCGGCCTGATTGCGGCGGTGGTGCTGCAACAGGTGGGCGGCGCGAGCACGCCCTATCTGACCTTGGCGCGTGTCTGGTGGTTTGGCGACGGATTGGGACTGCTGATCTACACGCCGCTGCTGCTGGCCTACACGCAGTCGCAGCACCAGCGCCCCAAGCTCACGCGCTGGGACGATGCGGCGCTGATCACTACGCTGCTGCTGGCCGTTGCCGTGCTGTCCGCGCACGGCGGCGAGATCGATGGCGTATCAGTCACGCCAACGCTGCTGCTGCCGGCGGTGGCGGTAATCGCCTTCCGTTTCGGCGTGCGCCTCACTACCCTGCTGGTGGCGCTGATTTCGCTCAGCACCGCGATGCTGATGACTACCGGTTTGAAACCGTTCGGCGAAGTGCCGATCCATCTGGAAGTGGTGCGTGCACAGGAATTCATTCTCACGCTGTGCATCATCGGCATCGGCTTTGCGGTGGTGCTCAGCGAGCTGCAAACGCGCGAGCGTGAACTGGAAAGCCGGGTGCGCGAACGCACGCGCGAACTGGAACAATCCAATTCACGGCTGGCCGATATCAGCGCCACCGATGGCCTGACCGGCATCGCCAACCGCCGCCGTTTCGACGAAACGCTGGCGGCGGAATGGAGCCGCGCGCGCCGCAACAAACAGCCCCTGATGCTGGCGTTGTTGGACGTCGATCTATTCAAACAATACAACGACTGCTACGGCCACCAGAGCGGCGACGATGCGCTGCGGGCGGTGGCGAACGAGCTGGCAAAGCAGATGCGTCGCGGCGGTGATTTCGTGGCCCGCTACGGTGGTGAGGAATTTGCCGTGATCGCGCAGTCGGTCAATGAAGAACATGCGCTGGCGATGGCGGAGTCGATTTGCGCCGCGATCGCCGCGCTGAATCTGCCGCACGCCACTTCTCCGTTCAAAGTGCTCACCGCCAGCATCGGCGTGGCGCTGGTGACTCCGGACGAACAGCACTCGATTACGTCGCTGATCAAGACCGCCGACGTGGCGCTGTACCGCGCCAAGCAGCTCGGCCGCAACCGCGTCGAGCAGGCCGACGTCACCTCAATCGCCTGA
- a CDS encoding AraC family transcriptional regulator: MHTANHETTRAALGAAVADPFFAEGLFDALPDVVFFVKDGEGRYVVVNQTLVQRCGQRHKSALIGRTPAEVFAHPFGQTYHAQDLMVLAGDNDIEDQLELHLYPNRDPGWCLTRKTALRDADGRIVGLTGISRDLAMADKKNPAYRKVAAAVTVIHEQYGQPLQLPELARIANMSVAQIERYFLRIFHLTPRQMIIQTRVDAASRMLNGDASVAEIAQACGYGDHSAFTRQFKATTGLTPSQYRRVASGRSGD, from the coding sequence ATGCACACTGCCAACCATGAAACCACGCGCGCCGCGCTGGGCGCCGCCGTCGCCGATCCCTTCTTTGCGGAAGGGCTGTTTGATGCACTGCCGGACGTGGTGTTCTTCGTCAAGGACGGCGAGGGGCGTTACGTGGTGGTCAACCAGACCTTGGTGCAGCGTTGCGGTCAGCGGCACAAGTCTGCGCTGATCGGCCGCACGCCGGCCGAGGTGTTTGCCCATCCTTTCGGCCAGACCTATCATGCGCAGGACTTGATGGTGCTGGCCGGCGATAACGACATTGAAGACCAGCTGGAACTGCACCTGTATCCCAACCGCGATCCCGGCTGGTGCCTGACGCGCAAGACCGCGCTGCGCGACGCCGATGGCCGCATCGTCGGCCTGACCGGCATCTCGCGCGACCTGGCGATGGCAGACAAGAAGAATCCCGCCTACCGCAAAGTGGCGGCGGCGGTCACCGTGATTCACGAACAGTATGGCCAGCCCCTGCAACTGCCGGAGTTGGCCCGCATCGCCAATATGTCGGTGGCGCAGATCGAGCGGTACTTCCTGCGCATCTTCCACCTGACGCCGCGCCAGATGATCATCCAGACCCGCGTAGACGCCGCCTCGCGCATGCTGAACGGCGACGCCAGCGTCGCGGAAATCGCGCAAGCCTGCGGCTACGGCGACCATTCCGCTTTCACGCGCCAGTTCAAGGCTACTACCGGGCTGACGCCCAGCCAGTACCGGCGTGTGGCGTCTGGACGATCAGGCGATTGA
- a CDS encoding 4-hydroxyproline epimerase, which translates to MKTISIIDSHTGGEPTRLVIDGGPDLGHGPLSERVARLRAAHDNFRSAVVCEPRGSDVLVGALLCAPHAPDCVAGVIFFNNVGYLGMCGHGTIGLVASLAFMGRIGPGRHRIDTPVGVVEAELHADGSVTVDNVASYRSRAAVTVEVPGIGAVTGDIAYGGNWFFLVAEHGQELSVRNVEALTSYTVAVAAALADQDITGDDGALIDHIELFADSRTGADSQSFVLCPGKAYDRSPCGTGTSAKLACLAADGKLAEGALWKQESVIGSVFEASYRVRDGQLLPSIRGKAWVNAQAQLILDPSDPFVWGIR; encoded by the coding sequence ATGAAAACCATCTCGATTATCGACTCCCATACCGGCGGCGAACCTACCCGCCTGGTCATCGACGGCGGCCCCGATCTGGGCCACGGCCCGCTCAGCGAACGCGTAGCACGTCTGCGCGCCGCCCATGACAACTTCCGCTCCGCCGTCGTCTGCGAACCGCGCGGCTCGGACGTGCTGGTCGGCGCCCTGCTGTGCGCACCGCATGCGCCGGACTGCGTGGCGGGCGTGATCTTCTTTAACAACGTCGGCTACCTTGGTATGTGCGGACACGGCACCATCGGCCTGGTGGCCTCGCTGGCCTTCATGGGCCGCATCGGGCCGGGACGCCATCGCATCGATACGCCAGTCGGCGTGGTGGAGGCAGAACTGCATGCCGACGGCAGCGTCACCGTCGATAATGTAGCGTCCTACCGAAGCCGCGCCGCCGTCACCGTCGAGGTGCCGGGCATCGGCGCCGTCACCGGCGACATCGCCTACGGCGGCAACTGGTTCTTCCTGGTGGCCGAGCATGGCCAGGAACTCAGCGTGCGTAATGTGGAGGCGCTGACCAGCTACACCGTGGCCGTCGCCGCCGCGCTGGCCGACCAGGACATCACCGGCGATGACGGCGCGCTGATCGACCACATCGAGCTGTTTGCCGATTCGCGTACTGGCGCCGACAGCCAGAGCTTCGTGCTCTGCCCCGGCAAGGCCTACGACCGTTCGCCATGCGGCACCGGCACCAGCGCCAAGCTGGCCTGCCTGGCCGCCGACGGCAAGCTGGCCGAAGGAGCTTTGTGGAAGCAGGAGAGCGTGATCGGCAGCGTGTTCGAAGCGTCCTACCGCGTGCGCGACGGCCAGCTGCTGCCGAGCATCCGCGGCAAGGCGTGGGTCAACGCGCAGGCGCAGCTGATCCTCGATCCGAGCGATCCATTCGTCTGGGGCATACGGTGA
- a CDS encoding NAD(P)/FAD-dependent oxidoreductase, with protein sequence MNNAEVIVIGAGIVGAACADALSERGLRVAVIEQDIAGGGATAAGMGHLVVMDDNAAELALSAYSVALWKDLVGDRPQRHEYSGCGTIWVAADEEEMDAALQKAQTLSGHGLLCEVLTPAALYAREPQLRAGLAGGLLVRGDGLVYPPKTTRILLDRAMRRGTITKRATVTAIEDHGVVLSDGTRHQAQHIVLAAGARSSTLLPELPIQPKKGHLAITDRYPGFVKHQLVELGYIKSAHAASGDSVAFNLQPRPTGQILIGSSRQFDTTDPAVEPAMLQRMLRHATTFTPRLEELNVLRTWTGFRAATPDGLPLIGPCSARRGLWLATGHEGLGITTSLATAQLLAGQIQNERTRIPFAPYLPGRFHV encoded by the coding sequence GTGAACAATGCCGAAGTGATCGTCATCGGCGCCGGCATCGTCGGCGCCGCGTGTGCGGATGCGCTCAGTGAGCGCGGGCTGCGCGTGGCGGTCATCGAGCAGGATATCGCCGGCGGCGGCGCCACGGCGGCCGGCATGGGCCACCTGGTGGTGATGGACGACAACGCAGCCGAACTGGCACTGTCGGCCTACTCGGTCGCCTTGTGGAAGGATCTGGTGGGCGACCGCCCGCAACGTCATGAATACAGCGGCTGCGGAACCATCTGGGTCGCCGCCGACGAAGAGGAAATGGACGCCGCGCTGCAAAAGGCGCAAACATTGTCCGGCCACGGCCTGCTGTGCGAAGTGCTGACGCCTGCGGCGCTGTATGCACGCGAGCCGCAGCTGCGCGCCGGCCTCGCGGGCGGCCTGCTGGTGCGCGGCGACGGCCTGGTCTATCCGCCCAAGACCACGCGCATTCTGCTGGATCGCGCCATGCGTCGCGGCACCATCACCAAGCGCGCCACCGTCACGGCGATCGAAGACCATGGCGTGGTGCTGAGCGACGGCACCCGTCATCAGGCGCAGCACATCGTGCTGGCGGCCGGCGCGCGATCGAGCACGCTGCTGCCGGAGCTGCCGATCCAGCCGAAGAAAGGCCATCTGGCCATCACCGACCGCTATCCCGGCTTTGTGAAGCACCAGCTGGTGGAACTGGGCTATATCAAGAGCGCGCATGCCGCCAGCGGCGATTCGGTCGCCTTCAATCTGCAACCGCGTCCAACCGGCCAAATCCTGATCGGCTCGTCGCGCCAGTTCGACACCACCGATCCGGCGGTGGAACCGGCGATGTTACAGCGCATGCTGCGCCACGCCACTACCTTCACGCCGCGCTTGGAGGAATTGAACGTGCTGCGCACCTGGACCGGCTTTCGCGCCGCCACGCCGGACGGCCTGCCATTGATCGGCCCTTGCAGCGCAAGGCGCGGTTTATGGCTGGCCACCGGCCATGAAGGTCTCGGTATCACCACCTCCCTGGCGACGGCGCAACTGCTGGCCGGCCAGATACAAAACGAACGCACGCGCATCCCGTTTGCGCCCTATCTGCCGGGACGCTTCCATGTCTGA
- a CDS encoding (2Fe-2S)-binding protein has protein sequence MSDALITISINAHDISVAHGVTVAAAIAMAGNTITRRSVSGAARAPLCGMGVCQECRVTIDGRAHQLSCQTLCADGMHVVTGAAA, from the coding sequence ATGTCTGACGCCCTGATCACCATCAGCATCAACGCCCACGACATCAGCGTGGCGCACGGCGTGACTGTGGCCGCCGCCATCGCCATGGCGGGTAACACCATCACACGCCGCTCTGTCAGCGGCGCGGCGCGCGCGCCCTTGTGCGGCATGGGCGTTTGCCAGGAATGCCGCGTCACCATCGACGGCCGCGCGCACCAGCTGTCGTGCCAGACGCTGTGCGCCGACGGCATGCACGTGGTGACAGGAGCGGCAGCATGA
- a CDS encoding FAD-dependent oxidoreductase has translation MKRFDVLVVGAGPAGLAAAHAAMTHGAQVGIVDDNPLAGGQIWRGGADIQPDQRGQRLWNELRDSRRMIFLPQTRVLYSPQPGHLQVQTPEASAALHYNKLILATGARERLLPFPGWTLPGVTGAGGLQALSKGGYPLQGKRVVVAGSGPLLLAAAATLRSKGAHIVAIVEQAATPALLRFGIGLLATPSKITQALHLGTQLRGVPYLRNSYVLSAHGDGTLQSVQIQRTGVPEVETLQCDYLACGYGLLPNVELAQALGCATASHNGQTVVKVGDMQRTTVPDIYCAGEGTGVGGVDLALAEGHIAGLAASGHANEAQEAMGRRAHWRKFADRLARAFALRSELRTLAGDDTIVCRCEDVCHGDLRTHTGWRSAKLQTRCGMGPCQGRICGGATEVLYGWRPDAVRLPISPARIASMIE, from the coding sequence ATGAAGCGCTTCGACGTATTGGTGGTAGGCGCTGGCCCGGCCGGACTGGCGGCGGCGCATGCAGCCATGACGCATGGCGCGCAGGTCGGCATCGTCGATGACAATCCGCTGGCCGGTGGTCAGATCTGGCGCGGTGGCGCCGATATCCAACCCGACCAGCGCGGGCAGCGGCTGTGGAACGAATTACGTGACTCCAGGCGCATGATTTTCCTGCCGCAGACGCGCGTGCTGTACTCGCCACAGCCGGGCCACCTGCAGGTGCAGACGCCGGAAGCATCGGCCGCGCTGCACTACAATAAACTGATACTGGCGACCGGCGCGCGCGAACGCCTGCTGCCCTTCCCTGGCTGGACGCTGCCCGGCGTGACCGGCGCCGGCGGCTTGCAGGCGCTGTCCAAGGGCGGCTATCCGCTGCAAGGCAAGCGCGTGGTGGTGGCGGGCAGCGGCCCGCTGCTGCTGGCTGCCGCCGCCACCTTGCGCAGCAAAGGCGCGCATATCGTCGCCATCGTCGAGCAGGCGGCCACGCCGGCGTTACTGCGCTTCGGTATCGGCCTGCTGGCGACGCCGTCCAAAATCACGCAAGCACTGCATCTGGGTACGCAACTGCGCGGCGTGCCTTATCTGCGCAACAGCTACGTACTGTCGGCACATGGCGACGGCACGCTGCAATCGGTGCAGATCCAGCGTACCGGCGTGCCGGAAGTCGAAACCCTGCAATGCGATTACCTGGCCTGTGGCTACGGCCTGCTGCCGAATGTGGAACTGGCGCAGGCGCTGGGCTGCGCCACCGCTTCGCATAACGGCCAGACCGTGGTCAAGGTCGGCGATATGCAGCGCACCACCGTGCCGGACATCTACTGCGCCGGCGAAGGCACCGGCGTGGGCGGGGTTGACCTGGCGCTGGCCGAAGGCCACATCGCCGGACTGGCCGCCAGCGGTCACGCCAACGAAGCACAGGAAGCCATGGGCCGCCGCGCGCACTGGAGAAAATTCGCCGACCGCCTGGCACGCGCATTTGCGTTGCGTTCGGAACTGCGCACGCTGGCCGGCGACGACACCATTGTCTGCCGCTGCGAAGACGTCTGCCATGGCGACCTGCGCACCCACACCGGCTGGCGCAGCGCCAAGCTGCAAACCCGTTGCGGCATGGGACCGTGCCAGGGACGCATCTGCGGCGGCGCCACCGAAGTGCTGTACGGCTGGCGTCCCGACGCGGTACGCCTGCCGATTTCGCCGGCACGCATCGCCAGCATGATCGAGTAG